TATGGCTCGCGCCAGATCTCGACGATTCACGCGCCCAACAATCAGTACTGGGTCGTGATGGAAGTCGCGCCCGAGTACCAGAACGAACCCTCGACGCTGTCGCTGCTCTACGTGCGATCATCGAAGGACACGATGGTGCCGCTCGACACGATCGTGAAGTTCACGCGCTCGCTCGGCCCGTTGCAGATCAATCACTCGGGGCAATTGCCGTCGGCGACGATTTCGTTCGACGTCGCACCGGGCGTGTCGCTCGGCAAAGCGCTCGGCGAAGTTCACCAGATCGCCGCCGCAACACTGCCCGATACGATCACGACCAACTTCCAGGGCACCGCGCAGGCCTTCGAGTCGTCGCTAACGGGCCTCGGGATGCTGCTGGTGATGACCATCCTCGTCATCTACCTGGTGTTGGGCGTGCTCTACGAAAGCTTCATCCATCCGATCACGATTCTGTCGGGCTTGCCGGCGGCGGGACTCGGCGCGCTCTTGACGCTCTGGGCCTTCGGCATGGAACTCGACCTGTTCGCTTTCGTCGGCGTAATCATGCTGGTCGGCCTGGTCAAGAAAAACGCCATCATGATGATCGACTTCGCGCTCGACGCGCAGCGCACCGAAGGCAAGTCGCCGGCCGAAGCGATCTTCGAGGGATGCATCATCCGCTTCCGGCCGATCATGATGACCACGATGGCGGCGCTGATCGGCACGCTGCCGATCGCGATCGGACTCGGCGCGGGCGGAGAGTCGCGGCGTCCGCTCGGCGTCGCAGTCGTCGGAGGGCTGTTCTTTTCGCAGTTCCTGACGCTCTACATCACGCCGGTTTTCTATACCTACATGGAATCATTCGAGGAGCGGTTTCATGCGTGGCGCGCCCGCCGCCGCGGTATCGCAGAGGCCGAAGCCGCTCCCGCGATTCCCGCCGCCGATCCGGAGCGCACCCGCCGCCTCGCGTCATGATGACGGACGCCATGCGGCCACCGAATTCGCTGCTCTTTACCTCGCCCGTTATTTTACGGGAGAGGAGGCCGAGTCGCGCCAGCGACGAGGTAGGTGAGGGTGCCGGATCGCGCGCTAACGCACTTTCGATCGATCGTTTTCGATGTCAAGCACCCGTGCGATTACTTCGACTACAGCATCCGCGCCGTTCATCACCTCGGAGTTCCAGAAGCGCATGACCCTGAAACTCAGGTTCTCGAGGCGCCTGGTCCGCGCCTCGTCGTAGCGCCTGAGCTGGTCCAGATGCTGTTCGCCGTCGAGCTCGACTATCAGCCGCGCTTTGATGCAGCAAAAATCAACAATGTACTCGTCGATCGGCACTTGCCTTCGAAATTTCCAGTTGTCGAGATCTCGATTTCGGAGGATCGACCAGAGTCGCTTCTCCGCGTCGGTAGCCTCGCGACGCATCCTGCGCGAGCGGGCGAGAGCTTTGCTCGAAGTCAGTCGCGGTGGGACGAGGTCGGGCATGGATGAAGAATTGCACAATATGCTGGCAGTGGTGAACTATCAGGCGATCCAGCACCCTCACCTGCCTCGTCGCGTTCCGCGACTTCGGCCCCCTCTCCCGTGAAAATAACGGGAGAGGTAGAAGAAGCGCCTTCTCAGCGTGTCGCTTACATCTCTCCCCAGCGTCATAGGGCGAGGTATCGCAAGGGCGGCTCCTCGATATATCGGCGCCATCTCTCTTAAAAACAATGCGACCGTGCGTTACT
This genomic interval from Candidatus Binatus sp. contains the following:
- a CDS encoding endonuclease domain-containing protein — its product is MPDLVPPRLTSSKALARSRRMRREATDAEKRLWSILRNRDLDNWKFRRQVPIDEYIVDFCCIKARLIVELDGEQHLDQLRRYDEARTRRLENLSFRVMRFWNSEVMNGADAVVEVIARVLDIENDRSKVR